The stretch of DNA TTGGTAATTCTTTTTAATCATGATCAGTTTCCATTGTACATAAACTAGATTCGCGTTCAGGATTTTACTATTTCGTCAACATGTTTCTGAAATTTAATTTTTTTGTGCATCTATGCTTGTTATTGTGCTATTGTTCTTAGCAACCCATACATAAGTAGGTGGTAACATGCGGTATGAAAGGTAAAATACATACAGATTTGGCTTAACCAACCGGAGAAACATTTATATTCTCGCTAGAAACGTTGCAAGGATTAGTATTTTATGACCTCATCCATACAGTTAATGGATACGTTGTACTTGACCAGCAAATTAAGAAGCAACACGGTGTTTTAATAATCTAATGAACACGGGCCGGAAATATCTCTTCATCAGTTCGGGCTTTTGAATGAATTTGCCGGAGCATGAATTCAATGAAAATGAAGCCAACCTTGCTGATCTGGTAATATGAAGCTGTCCTGGGTTTGCTGCTTGTTGCAGTGAACTTTGGGCTGGAGAACCTGGCGTCTCTGTCTCTAGCCGTGAACCTTATCATGTACTTCATGTCGGTCATGCACATCAACCTGGCCGACGCCTCCAACCTGCTGACCGACTACATGGGCACGAGCTACATGATCGCGGTGCTCATCACCGTCTTCGCCGACACCTTTGTGGGCCGGTACCAGACCGTGATCATATCCTCCCTGGTGGAGCTCATCGTAAGAATCTTTCGTTTCTTTCACTTGGTTGCATTGCAGCTGGTCGTTGATCCTCTCCGGCCTACATGCAGGGGCTCCTGCTGATGACGCTGCAAGCTCACTCCCCGAAGCTGCTGCCGGAGGGGTGCAAATGGCCGGAGCCGACGTGCCAGAGGGTGGGCGGCCACAGCGAGACGCGGCTCTACGTCGGGCTGTACCTGGTGGCGATCGGGTCGGCGGGCATCAAGGCGGCGCTGCCGGCGCACTGCGCGGACCAGTTCGAGGCGAAGCACCCCAGGGAGCGGCGCCAGATGTCCAGCTTCTTCAACTGGCTGCTGCTCAGCTTGTGCATCGGCGGAGCCGTCAGCGTCACGGTGTTCGTGTGGATCCAGAACGTCAAGGGCTGGGACAAGGGGTTCGGCGCCGCCACCGGCGTCATGGGCCTCGCCCTCATCGCCTTCCTCGCCGGCATGCCCCGCTACCGCATCTTCACGGCGCAGGGCAGCAGCGCGCTTCTCGACATCCTCCGGGTAATCAACCTTGTCTAGCTAGCTTAGCTTCTTGACGACTATTTTCCGTGTTaatcatgcatgcatgcatacatGGACGTGGTTGGTTATTTTCCGTGCTGTTTTCAGGTGTACGTTGCTGCGATCAGGAACCGGAATCTGCAGCTCCCTGAGAACCCCGACGAGCTGTACGAGATCAGCAGAAGCAAAGCTTCTCCCGAGGAGGAGTTCGTGTCCCACAGGGACAGGCCATTCAGGTTCCTGGACAGGGCGGCCATCGTGCAGGCGCCGGCGGCGGAGGCGCCGAGCCCGTGGCGGCAGTGCCGGGTGACGCACGTGGAGCACGCCAAGACGGTGCTGGCcatggtgcccatcttctgcagCGCCATCATCATGGGCACCTGCCTGGCCCAGTTCCAGACCTTCTCCATCCAGCAGGGCTCCACCATGAACACGTGGGTCGGGGACTTCCAGATGCAGCCGGCGACGCTGCCCATCATCCCGCTGACCATGCTCATCTTCGCCGTGCCCATCTACGAGCGCCTCTTCGTGCCCTTCGCCCGCGGCATCACGGGCCACCCCAACGGCATCCCCTACCTGCAGCGCGTCGGCGTCGGCCTCGTGCTCTCCGTCGTCTCCATGTGCATCGCCGCCGTCGTGGAGATGCACCGCAAGAAGGTGGCCGTCCGGCACGGCATGCTGGACGCGTTCCCGATGCTGCAGCCGCTGCCCATGTCCGTCTTCTGGCTGGCCCCGCAGTACGGCGTGTTCGGCATCGCCGACATGTTCACCTACATCGGCCTGCTCGAGTTCTTCTACTCGCAGGCGCCGCCCGCGCTCAAGTCCATGTCGTCGGCCTTCCTCTGGGCGTCCATGTCGCTGGGGTACTACTTCAGCACCATCATCGTCAAGGCCGTGAACGCGGCCACCAGGAAGCACACGCTGAGCGGCGGCTGGCTCAACGGCAACAACATCAACCGGAACCACCTCGACCTCTTCTTCTGGCTGCTCGCCGTGCTCAGCTTCATCAACTTCCTCAACTATCTCTACTGGGCCAGCTGGTACAAGTACGTCAAGCCCCAGGACGAGGAGGACGATGCGGTCGCACCGGTGGAGCAGCAAGTGTGACCAGTACTCGATCGTATACCACTTCTTTCTTTCAACATGCAAAGGTTGATGTGATGGTTGTGTAGGGTTTTTGGTCGTGAAGTTGTCATGCACATGCACTTCATCCCGTTCTTTCTGTTGACGAACCTCGTCATTAAGTATCGCCCAGCTCATGTTGTGTTTTCTGGCAAAGATTTTGGCGCTACAAGTCTTTCGTCATCTTGTTCTCCTATGATTTCTTTTCCTCCATCACTggtgtagtactccctccggtcctttttactatGCATATAAGGATTGTCtgaaaaaatattaacatatataATGCTAAATGTATACAATATGAAAAGTAAAGTCATGACGCATCTAATGTTGTTGATTTTACATTCTAAATGTTTGTATTTTTtttataaatttggtcaaagtttacgagatttgacttcagacaaatcttATATATAAATTAAAAAAGATCAGAGGGAGTACTAGACTACTAGATTACTCCGAGCCTCGAATGCTCAGGCCCCATGCGAGCCAACACTTGTCATCGCAGCCGCATAGCGCATCTGCCACCTACGTTGCATGCCGTCTGCCACGTCCAGCCTCGTCACCACGTACGTGTCACCCGGCAGCCCATCCAAGTCCCAGTGCCGCCACGACTTAAAAGCCCACCCGAAGCGCACTCTCCTCACACAGCAGTCAGTACAGGCCAACGAGCCGACTCCCGATCCATCGATGGCGTCCAGCGACGAGAAGCCTGTTCCGACGCCGGCCTCGACGGGAGGCGACGGCGGGCCGCCGGGGAGGCCGACGACGACGTCGACGATGCTGCTGGACAAGGGCGCGGCGGCGCTGCAGTCGCTGCGCCCGGTGAAGCAGATGAAGCAGCACGTGTGCACGTTCGCCCTGTACGCGCACGACCCGCACCGGCAGGTGGAGACCCACCACTACGTCTCCCGCCTCAACCAGGACGTCCTCCAGTGCCCCGTCTACGACTCCGACGAGAAGCACGCCCGCCTCATCGGCGTGGAGTACATCGTGTCGAGGGAGATCTTCGAGTCGCTGCCGGCGGAGGAGCAGAGGCTGTGGCACTCGCACGCGCACGAGGTCAAGGCGGGGCTGTGGGCCAACCCGTGGGTGCCCAGCGTGCTGGGCAAGCCGGAGCTGGACCACATGGCCGGCACGTTCGGCAAGTTCTGGTGCACCTGGCAGGTGGACCGCGGCGACCGCCTGCCGCTCGGCGCGCCCGCGCTCATGGTGTCGCCGCAGGGGGAGCGCGACGGCGCCGTGCGCCCGGACCTGGTGCGGAGGCGCGACCAGAGGTACAGCTTATCCACGGAGGAGCTCAGGGCCGCCAGGGCCGACGTGGAGGTGCCGGCCGAGCCGCGCCCCGGCCAGGCCGACTACTGGGTCCGCCACCACAAGGGCTTCGCCGTCGACGTCGTGCCGCACGAGATGAAGCGCCACGCGCCGTTTCCGTGAGCGAGCGACCCCGTTCCTCGGCGCGCCGGACGTACGTGTCGGCACAAGTGGGTTATTACAGCGCTTTcgtgttgtgtgtgtgtgtgaaactGTGCACTTTGTTTCGTAGTTGCGGTCGAGATAGCACTGTGTAATAGCTACTGGTCTGAAAATAAAAGCATGTACGTAATTCTCAGTTCTGCTGCCTGTGCTTGTGCTATATATGTCGCGCATTTGAACAAAGACTAGAAATGCTCAATTTTTCATAGTGCAGTTTGGTCTGATACTAGTTACTCTGCAAAATTCTACTCATGAAGGATCATCTGGAAAATGCAAAGTAAATAAATCCCAGATGATCTCCCAGCTGATAAATCCTCGTCCTCAACAACTAGCCAATGAGGTGGCAGAATTTGTTTTAGTCTACAGAAATGGCAGATTCTGCTCAAGGAGGAGCTTTTTCCAGATGATCTACCATCAAATAGATCTTTCCGGGTTGGCTTTTGCAAATCTTGAGTATTTGCCACGGTGAGATGAGGGAAAAACTTATGCTAGTTCTTTGGAGGGCTTGGCATTTGAGAGATGATGCCGTTCACAACAAAGGTGAAACTACTATACGACATTTTGTGATGTTCTTGAGGAATTATTGTGAGTGTTTATCCAGCCCAAATCTGGTTGTACAGAGTGTTTAGGGGAAGCAAAAGTTGCATGGAGTTAATATGCAGTCTTCTAGCATGCCTTTCCGTGTTGATGTGCTTGGCTGGATTAAGCCGCCCGCGGATCACATAAGGCTGGTCACAATAGTCAAGAACATAGTCTAGTAACTTACACACTtctctagactatgttactacttCCATAGTGGGTAGAAACATCTATGTAATGTCATGCAATAATGTATTTATTAGTTTATAGATTCATTATTTTTTGGAGTGTATGATGTTCCGGAAACTTAATTAGTTACCACAAGCACCTCTCTCTTCATTAAATATGTGACACATAAGCAAAGTTGTATTGGAATGTGTGATGTTACTTCTAAGTTCCtccccattgtgaccagcctaaAGATCAATGTCGATGCTTCTTTCATTGCAGGCAGATGATTGGCTAgagtaaatagcataaaactactaCTCCCTCCCTCCATTTATATAGCGTCTAATGCGTTTTacaagaccgcctttgactattgacaagattaatagtatatgagatgtataatgtgaaaattatattattggaagctcctttcacatacgaatttgatgatATGCTTTGtataagttgcatgtcatatattattgctctaacatttggtcaaagttgaCCTCAAAAAATGCaataggccctatatagatggaaggagagAGTACTTTACAGGCTAGGGTTCCAAAAAAACTACtgatttttattttttcttagATAACTACCGAGTGGGTCGTCGGCTGTTTCAAAAAAACTCAAAATCTTTGTTGTTACGAAATTAAACATATTTATGACAGGTCGGGCCTGCACCTAAACGGTCCGTCTATTTGACCGTTTGTTTGACCGttaactgacatgtgggtcccacatgtcagtgtctgcaaacttttcaaaaacgccATCAGGCCCCTGCAAACTTTTTAAAAACGCAATTAGGTCCTGGTAAACTTTTAAAAAAAGCAATTGGGTCCCTCCCATGGCCGTGCGCCAACAGCCGCCGTGAGGGTCGCCGGCCAGCCGCCGTGGAGCTCCCTTCCGTCGCGGGCGGCGCGTGGTGCTCCCTTCCGTCGCGACCAGCAGCCATGGCGCCGCCGTGGAGCTTCCTTCCGCACGGGCGCCAGGGGGCAGCACCGCTCACCGGCGATGGCCGTTGCGGCTGGGCGCAGAAGGTGGGCTTGCGGGCGTGGGAAGTGCAGGCCAGGAAGCTCGCGAGGCAGG from Triticum urartu cultivar G1812 chromosome 3, Tu2.1, whole genome shotgun sequence encodes:
- the LOC125548557 gene encoding oil body-associated protein 2A-like; the protein is MASSDEKPVPTPASTGGDGGPPGRPTTTSTMLLDKGAAALQSLRPVKQMKQHVCTFALYAHDPHRQVETHHYVSRLNQDVLQCPVYDSDEKHARLIGVEYIVSREIFESLPAEEQRLWHSHAHEVKAGLWANPWVPSVLGKPELDHMAGTFGKFWCTWQVDRGDRLPLGAPALMVSPQGERDGAVRPDLVRRRDQRYSLSTEELRAARADVEVPAEPRPGQADYWVRHHKGFAVDVVPHEMKRHAPFP
- the LOC125546902 gene encoding protein NRT1/ PTR FAMILY 4.5-like, whose amino-acid sequence is MEAFEYGEEMCSAERAAGDALDRDVASMSEVVRGHIRPEPTSLWSGTLYNDMSAGGWCRAGRTRGKEERFLMGQETFIRRFDLWCDPQKGTKNKKAENEEMSKEYKEDDKSAETNGKSETHEVVGGKQYEVIEGKVNWRGRPAVRGRHGGVGNSFFILVNFGLENLASLSLAVNLIMYFMSVMHINLADASNLLTDYMGTSYMIAVLITVFADTFVGRYQTVIISSLVELIGLLLMTLQAHSPKLLPEGCKWPEPTCQRVGGHSETRLYVGLYLVAIGSAGIKAALPAHCADQFEAKHPRERRQMSSFFNWLLLSLCIGGAVSVTVFVWIQNVKGWDKGFGAATGVMGLALIAFLAGMPRYRIFTAQGSSALLDILRVYVAAIRNRNLQLPENPDELYEISRSKASPEEEFVSHRDRPFRFLDRAAIVQAPAAEAPSPWRQCRVTHVEHAKTVLAMVPIFCSAIIMGTCLAQFQTFSIQQGSTMNTWVGDFQMQPATLPIIPLTMLIFAVPIYERLFVPFARGITGHPNGIPYLQRVGVGLVLSVVSMCIAAVVEMHRKKVAVRHGMLDAFPMLQPLPMSVFWLAPQYGVFGIADMFTYIGLLEFFYSQAPPALKSMSSAFLWASMSLGYYFSTIIVKAVNAATRKHTLSGGWLNGNNINRNHLDLFFWLLAVLSFINFLNYLYWASWYKYVKPQDEEDDAVAPVEQQV